Proteins encoded in a region of the Peptococcus niger genome:
- a CDS encoding NfeD family protein, which produces MDFLPIAFFVLGLVLILVEVFVPGFGVFGITGALCILIGVYLSEDNLADALPKMAVTVVVMAIIIPLVVKVAKRSRKMEKFNLRQSLSTEEGFVSTGKALQAYIGLKGHALTDLRPAGTMVTADDERVDVTTRGDFISKGSPVEVVARDGTWLIVRMISEDN; this is translated from the coding sequence ATGGATTTTTTGCCGATTGCTTTTTTCGTTTTGGGATTAGTGCTAATCTTAGTGGAAGTCTTTGTGCCCGGGTTTGGCGTCTTCGGTATTACCGGAGCCTTATGCATCCTCATTGGGGTCTACCTGAGTGAAGACAACCTGGCAGATGCCTTACCAAAGATGGCGGTGACGGTTGTCGTCATGGCAATCATTATTCCCTTGGTTGTGAAAGTGGCGAAGCGAAGCCGCAAAATGGAAAAATTTAATCTCCGACAATCCTTGAGCACAGAAGAAGGGTTTGTGTCTACCGGAAAAGCCTTGCAAGCCTATATCGGTTTAAAGGGTCACGCGCTGACCGACCTCAGACCGGCCGGTACGATGGTTACTGCAGATGATGAACGTGTAGATGTGACCACGCGCGGTGATTTCATTTCTAAAGGCAGTCCCGTTGAAGTGGTTGCACGGGATGGGACTTGGCTCATTGTACGCATGATATCAGAAGACAATTAA
- the proC gene encoding pyrroline-5-carboxylate reductase, producing the protein MKLGFIGCGAMAQAMIKAVLSDGADYAIAFSQRNESHGRAFAEEWGLTFMPDNAALYETSDAVVLAVKPQQLEAVAADLRSSHATPLVLSILAGTPLARLAELVRHDRLIRVMPNVAASVGASMSIMAPNPGLDDGDIKWAEGFLTTIGRTVILDEASLDKAGTVNGCGPAFFFQILEACSDALVALGIPRAVSYEIAAQTMKGSAELALQDGAHPACLKDKVTSPGGTTIAGICAMEKAGVRSGLIDAVMASYAQTLKISQ; encoded by the coding sequence ATGAAGCTTGGATTTATAGGCTGCGGCGCTATGGCACAAGCCATGATTAAAGCCGTTTTAAGCGATGGAGCGGATTATGCCATCGCTTTTTCCCAACGCAATGAATCACATGGGCGCGCTTTTGCAGAAGAATGGGGCCTGACCTTTATGCCGGATAATGCCGCTTTGTATGAGACCAGCGATGCCGTCGTACTGGCTGTCAAGCCTCAACAGTTGGAGGCTGTAGCGGCAGATTTGCGCAGTTCGCACGCCACCCCCTTGGTGCTGTCCATTTTGGCCGGGACACCGCTGGCGCGTTTAGCTGAGCTGGTGAGACATGACCGCTTGATCCGGGTCATGCCTAATGTGGCTGCATCCGTAGGCGCCTCCATGAGCATTATGGCGCCCAATCCGGGTCTTGACGACGGGGACATCAAGTGGGCAGAAGGTTTTTTGACGACCATCGGCCGGACGGTTATCCTGGATGAAGCGAGCCTGGACAAGGCCGGGACGGTTAATGGCTGTGGGCCGGCCTTTTTCTTTCAAATTTTGGAAGCCTGCTCAGATGCGCTGGTAGCGCTTGGGATACCTCGGGCCGTCAGTTATGAAATTGCTGCCCAAACCATGAAAGGATCTGCCGAATTGGCCCTTCAAGACGGGGCTCACCCGGCCTGTCTGAAGGATAAGGTGACCTCTCCCGGCGGCACGACCATTGCCGGTATTTGCGCCATGGAGAAAGCCGGTGTACGTAGTGGTTTGATTGATGCGGTGATGGCAAGCTATGCTCAAACCTTGAAAATATCTCAATAG
- the floA gene encoding flotillin-like protein FloA (flotillin-like protein involved in membrane lipid rafts) produces MTAGFALVLFLAFVVLVVFSLFVYFIPVGLWISAMAANVKVSLANLIGMRLRRVRPQTIVLPLIKATKAGLGIDISKLEAHFLAGGDVDRVVDALIAAERAGIDIDFSRAAAIDLAGRDVREAVIISVTPKVITTDPIAAMAKNGIQVVVTARVTVRANIDRLVGGAGEETIIARVGEGIVSTVGSSENHNQVLENPDSISKTVLAKGLDAGTAFEILSIDIADVDVGRNIGAELQMDQAEADKNIAQAKAEERRAMAVATEQEMKAKVQEMKAKVVEAEAEVPQAMAEAFRSGHLGVMDYYNMMNVQADTGMRRQIGQANDDGQGNL; encoded by the coding sequence ATGACAGCCGGATTTGCCCTGGTTTTATTTCTAGCCTTTGTCGTTCTCGTTGTATTTTCTTTGTTTGTATATTTTATTCCAGTCGGTTTATGGATTTCGGCCATGGCGGCCAATGTCAAGGTCAGCTTGGCCAATCTGATTGGGATGCGGTTGCGCCGTGTGCGGCCACAGACGATTGTCTTGCCTTTGATTAAGGCGACCAAGGCCGGCCTGGGCATTGATATTTCAAAGCTGGAAGCGCATTTTTTGGCCGGCGGTGATGTGGACCGGGTGGTGGATGCCTTGATTGCTGCAGAACGTGCCGGTATTGACATTGATTTCTCCAGAGCGGCTGCCATTGATCTGGCCGGTCGTGATGTGCGGGAAGCGGTGATCATTTCCGTTACCCCAAAGGTTATTACAACAGATCCCATTGCTGCCATGGCGAAAAACGGCATTCAAGTGGTCGTGACCGCCCGTGTTACGGTGCGGGCCAATATTGACCGCTTGGTCGGTGGCGCCGGCGAAGAGACCATTATTGCCCGCGTTGGCGAAGGGATTGTCTCCACCGTCGGGAGCTCGGAAAACCACAACCAGGTTTTGGAAAATCCGGACAGCATTTCGAAAACCGTATTGGCCAAAGGCTTGGATGCCGGGACGGCTTTTGAAATCCTGTCCATTGATATCGCCGATGTTGATGTTGGGCGCAACATTGGTGCTGAACTGCAGATGGATCAGGCGGAAGCGGATAAAAATATTGCCCAGGCCAAGGCGGAAGAACGTCGCGCTATGGCCGTCGCAACTGAGCAGGAAATGAAAGCCAAGGTCCAAGAAATGAAGGCCAAGGTGGTTGAAGCTGAAGCTGAGGTGCCACAAGCCATGGCGGAAGCCTTCCGTAGTGGTCATCTTGGGGTCATGGACTACTACAATATGATGAACGTTCAAGCGGACACCGGTATGCGGCGTCAAATCGGTCAGGCAAACGATGACGGACAGGGCAATCTCTAA
- a CDS encoding cell division protein SepF, giving the protein MAIGKKLLDLVGFVDAEDENAQLEDDYHNDYYESYDAPVQTEERRFSPVSRFRESFPIATEEASYSGGDDMKIVLLQPMRFEEAQTITRYLLDNRVVVFDLHECQVEEAVNIVNFVSGAIFALNGSIQKINDRGAIFVAVPPSVSLENELRGSLNDGDYGPTIAEWVNHQRGKGDF; this is encoded by the coding sequence ATGGCTATAGGTAAAAAATTATTGGATCTTGTGGGTTTTGTAGACGCAGAAGATGAAAACGCACAATTGGAAGACGATTATCATAACGACTATTACGAATCGTATGATGCGCCGGTCCAGACAGAAGAACGTCGCTTTTCGCCGGTCAGCCGCTTCCGGGAGAGCTTTCCCATTGCAACGGAAGAGGCCTCTTACAGCGGTGGTGATGATATGAAAATTGTATTGTTGCAGCCGATGCGGTTTGAAGAAGCGCAGACGATTACGCGCTACCTTTTGGACAATCGTGTTGTTGTTTTCGATTTGCATGAATGCCAGGTGGAGGAAGCGGTCAATATTGTTAACTTCGTCAGTGGGGCTATTTTTGCCTTGAACGGGTCCATCCAAAAAATCAATGACCGAGGGGCTATTTTTGTAGCGGTTCCGCCATCAGTAAGCCTGGAAAACGAATTGCGCGGCAGTTTAAATGACGGAGATTATGGACCGACCATTGCCGAATGGGTCAATCATCAGCGGGGCAAGGGTGATTTTTAA
- a CDS encoding HlyD family efflux transporter periplasmic adaptor subunit: protein MKRQLPLANWHPVHRVVVIIMAILLIWVAGSAIYTKINHSLVETVVIDSETRDLKVQGYGYIYAETELIKVQHDGTYEPRAEQGERVAKKQLIADLLYTSDKNEKKYKKEYLAPIAGIVNYAIDGYESVDDPDTIEGLDLKSIYEDDKSKAKESFGKRDVTRGTVCAAVIDNLKPVVLYFSFSDKNNHVIKKADEVIRIRFPDTGDDVRAYVLSVDKDKNGKSWARLNLGPMSDMFLLERVVQAEAYKREQGVLKLDQATLMMKTGQSGRKIPGIYTLDNGMVKWQRVHVIHKTKNKVTCDILPKGTTIITTPERVREGEILK from the coding sequence ATGAAACGGCAATTGCCCCTTGCCAATTGGCATCCGGTGCATCGCGTTGTGGTGATTATTATGGCCATCCTTCTCATCTGGGTGGCCGGCAGCGCCATCTATACAAAAATTAACCATTCTCTGGTGGAAACAGTTGTGATAGACAGTGAAACCCGAGATTTAAAAGTTCAGGGGTATGGTTATATATATGCTGAAACAGAGCTTATAAAAGTTCAGCATGACGGGACATATGAGCCGCGTGCTGAACAGGGCGAACGTGTTGCTAAAAAGCAACTTATCGCGGATTTATTGTATACATCTGATAAAAACGAAAAGAAATACAAAAAAGAGTATCTGGCGCCGATCGCCGGCATTGTCAATTATGCCATTGACGGTTATGAAAGCGTTGATGACCCGGACACGATTGAGGGCTTAGATTTAAAAAGCATTTATGAAGACGACAAAAGCAAGGCTAAAGAAAGCTTCGGTAAACGGGATGTCACCCGCGGTACCGTTTGCGCAGCCGTTATTGATAATTTGAAACCGGTGGTCTTGTATTTTTCGTTTTCAGATAAAAACAACCATGTGATTAAAAAAGCTGATGAAGTTATCCGAATTCGCTTTCCGGATACAGGAGATGATGTCCGGGCCTATGTGCTTAGCGTGGATAAAGATAAAAATGGAAAAAGTTGGGCAAGGCTTAACTTAGGCCCTATGAGTGATATGTTTTTATTGGAACGTGTCGTTCAGGCGGAGGCTTATAAGCGAGAACAAGGCGTTCTCAAACTTGACCAAGCGACCCTGATGATGAAAACGGGTCAGTCAGGTCGAAAAATACCGGGCATTTATACCCTGGATAACGGGATGGTCAAATGGCAGCGCGTTCATGTCATCCATAAGACAAAAAATAAGGTGACCTGTGATATTCTGCCAAAAGGAACGACCATTATCACTACGCCTGAACGCGTGCGTGAAGGTGAAATATTAAAGTGA
- the glmS gene encoding glutamine--fructose-6-phosphate transaminase (isomerizing) yields MCGIVGYIGHDGAQDVVVDGLHSLEYRGYDSSGIAGVMNGVMHVVKEPGKLSALEAALAAEPIVSDMAIGHTRWATHGRPTRDNAHPHQSADGKIALVHNGIIENYEALKDRYLKGETFKSDTDSEVIAHLIAHFYKGNLTEAVRQALAEVRGSYALAIICADEPETMVVCRMNSPLVLGIGDGEMMVASGVPALLKHTRDCIYLENGDIATLTGTEYTILDADGKPCTREKVHIEWEEQSAEKEGYAHYMLKEIHEQPETFRRVMTGRIGQDAVTFKEFTLTAEQIRNWHHVDIIACGTAYHSGLVGKDLLEMTLQIPVNVEVASEFRYRNPMLDEHSLVILISQSGETADTLEALREAKKRGATTIAITNVVGSAISREADQVLYLWAGPEISVASTKAYTAMLIALYLLAFYLGDKAGRFQMSAHQDLLRALEKLPEQAERLLTDDKKAEVQALSRTLVDTEHLFYIGRGADWAVAQEGALKIKEISYIHAEAYAAGELKHGTLALVTEDTPFVAIALQEKTFEKTMSNVNEIKARNGRILCLLKENHAPISDDLDQRFLIPACLDLMSPILAAIPLQLLAYYTADARGCDIDQPRNLAKSVTVE; encoded by the coding sequence ATGTGTGGAATAGTTGGATACATCGGTCATGATGGAGCGCAAGACGTTGTTGTCGACGGCTTGCACAGTTTGGAATATCGCGGCTATGACTCGTCCGGGATTGCCGGTGTGATGAATGGCGTTATGCATGTTGTTAAAGAACCGGGTAAATTAAGTGCCTTGGAGGCAGCCTTGGCCGCCGAACCAATCGTTTCCGATATGGCCATTGGCCATACCCGCTGGGCAACGCATGGGCGTCCGACACGTGATAATGCCCATCCCCACCAAAGCGCTGATGGGAAAATTGCCTTGGTCCATAACGGGATTATTGAAAACTATGAGGCGTTAAAGGACCGGTATTTGAAAGGTGAAACCTTCAAAAGCGATACAGACAGTGAGGTCATCGCCCACTTGATCGCTCATTTTTACAAGGGCAATTTAACTGAGGCCGTTCGTCAAGCCCTAGCAGAGGTGCGTGGTTCTTATGCCTTGGCCATTATTTGCGCAGATGAGCCGGAAACGATGGTGGTTTGTCGCATGAACAGCCCGCTGGTGCTCGGCATCGGCGACGGTGAAATGATGGTGGCCTCCGGGGTACCGGCCTTATTGAAGCATACACGTGACTGCATTTACCTGGAAAACGGCGATATCGCCACTTTAACCGGTACAGAATATACCATTCTGGATGCTGATGGCAAACCCTGCACGCGGGAGAAGGTTCATATTGAATGGGAAGAACAGTCTGCTGAAAAAGAGGGCTATGCCCATTATATGCTCAAAGAAATTCATGAGCAGCCGGAAACGTTTCGGCGTGTGATGACCGGACGGATTGGCCAAGACGCAGTTACTTTTAAAGAATTTACCCTGACGGCGGAGCAAATTCGAAATTGGCATCATGTGGACATTATAGCTTGTGGTACGGCCTATCATAGCGGTCTGGTCGGCAAAGACCTTCTTGAAATGACCCTCCAAATTCCGGTCAACGTAGAAGTTGCATCGGAATTCCGCTACCGCAACCCCATGCTTGATGAGCACAGCTTGGTGATTTTAATCAGTCAATCTGGCGAAACAGCCGACACTCTGGAAGCACTGCGTGAAGCAAAAAAACGTGGCGCCACAACCATTGCCATTACCAATGTTGTCGGCAGTGCTATCAGCCGAGAAGCCGATCAGGTCTTGTACCTGTGGGCCGGTCCGGAAATCTCTGTGGCCTCTACGAAGGCTTATACGGCCATGTTGATTGCCTTGTACTTGCTGGCCTTTTACTTGGGAGACAAGGCAGGGCGTTTCCAAATGAGTGCCCATCAAGACCTCCTGCGTGCCCTGGAAAAATTGCCGGAACAGGCTGAAAGGCTTTTAACCGATGACAAAAAGGCAGAGGTTCAAGCCCTGAGCCGCACCTTGGTGGATACGGAGCATTTGTTTTACATTGGTCGCGGCGCTGACTGGGCTGTGGCGCAAGAAGGCGCCTTAAAAATCAAAGAGATTTCTTACATTCATGCTGAGGCTTACGCAGCCGGGGAGCTCAAGCATGGCACCCTAGCCTTGGTAACAGAAGACACCCCCTTTGTGGCCATTGCCTTGCAGGAAAAAACATTTGAAAAGACCATGTCTAACGTGAATGAAATAAAAGCCCGCAACGGCCGTATTTTATGCCTTTTGAAAGAAAATCATGCGCCTATTTCTGATGACCTGGATCAGCGCTTTTTGATTCCGGCTTGCTTGGATTTGATGTCGCCGATTTTAGCGGCCATTCCGCTCCAATTGCTGGCCTACTATACCGCCGATGCTCGTGGTTGCGATATTGATCAGCCGCGCAACTTGGCTAAAAGTGTTACCGTGGAATAA
- a CDS encoding YggS family pyridoxal phosphate-dependent enzyme has protein sequence MSIQENIARIQEKIEAARAKSPHPDLPVTLVAVSKFHSVDEIREAQAAGARVFGENRIQELLPKLDALEDEQVPFHVIGHLQTNKVRQIVGRVAMIQSLDSERLAQEIEKRAAAKDVTVSVLVQVNMAGEEQKYGMPPEEVKAFLERFAEFPHLRCEGLMFIAPNLEDKNELRPYFKGLYEMFKEYQTLEIPNVSMTHLSMGMSGDYDVAIEEGATMVRIGSAIFGKK, from the coding sequence TTGTCTATTCAAGAAAATATTGCAAGGATTCAAGAAAAAATTGAGGCGGCGCGCGCTAAGAGTCCTCATCCTGATTTACCAGTGACGCTTGTGGCCGTTAGTAAGTTTCACAGCGTAGATGAAATTCGTGAAGCCCAGGCGGCCGGTGCAAGGGTCTTTGGTGAAAACAGGATCCAAGAATTGCTGCCCAAACTGGATGCGCTGGAAGATGAACAGGTACCTTTTCATGTCATCGGTCATTTACAGACCAATAAGGTTCGGCAAATTGTTGGCCGGGTGGCGATGATTCAATCCTTAGACAGTGAACGATTGGCGCAGGAAATTGAAAAAAGAGCTGCCGCCAAAGATGTTACCGTATCGGTGCTGGTTCAGGTGAATATGGCCGGAGAAGAGCAAAAATACGGTATGCCACCGGAAGAAGTGAAGGCATTTCTGGAAAGATTTGCTGAGTTTCCTCATTTGCGTTGTGAAGGTTTGATGTTCATTGCGCCAAATTTAGAGGATAAAAATGAGTTGCGTCCTTATTTTAAAGGACTTTATGAGATGTTTAAAGAGTATCAAACTTTAGAAATACCAAATGTATCAATGACCCATTTGTCCATGGGGATGAGTGGTGATTATGACGTTGCTATTGAAGAAGGAGCTACGATGGTACGCATCGGAAGCGCTATTTTCGGAAAGAAATAA